CGAGCAGGTCGACGCCCGACTGGGTCGTCCCGAGCGGGTACGCCCAGTTCTGGAACGGCGGGAGGAGTCGCTCGGCCTGACTGGGTGAGGGGTCGCGCCACAGACCGAGAATCTCGACGAGCGCCATGAGCAGGTAGACGCTGAGGATGACGATGCCGATGCGGGTGCGCCGGTCGGACCACGCGACGGCCGCGGGTTCGTACACCGAGTGACGGTAGAACTCTTCGAGCCGGTCGCGGCGGCTCATCTCGACCGACGACGACTCGGAGCGCCAGTCGATATCGTCCGAGGAGGACGAGGAGTCCGCCTCAGTAGCCATCCGAATCACCTGCGCTGATGCGCGGGTCGATGAGACCGTACGTCAGGTCGGCCACGTAGACGGCGACCACGAGCGTGACCGTGATGATGAGGAAACAGCCCATCATCAGCGGGTAGTCGTTGGCCTGGACCGCCGAGATGAGGTAGTAGCCGAGACCGGGGTAGGAGAATATCTGTTCGAGGACGACGGTGCCCCCGAGACGGAAGCCGATGAGCAGCAAGAGTCCGGTGTACATGGGGAGAATAGCGTTCTTCGCGACGTACCGAGTGGCGATGCGGCTGTCCGAGAGCCCGCGGAGGCGCGCGACCTCGACGTACTCCTCGCCGAGCACTTGAATTCCGTTCCCGCGCATGTTGAGCGCGGTGGAGCCGATACCGCCGATGGTGAACGAGAGGATGGGAAGCGCCGCGTGGTGGAGCACGCTCGCTACGTACTCCACGCTGAGAGACGCCTCGACCCCCCTGTCGACCGCGTTCCCCGTCGGAAACATGTTCAGCTGGAAGGCGAGGAAGAACAGGAAGACGACCGCGAAGATGTAGTAGGGAACCGCCATCAGGAAGATAGAGCTTCCCGAGGCCATCTGGTCGAAGGTGGAGCCTTCCCAGTACGCCTGCACGGCGCCGATCAGAACCCCGATGACGAACATCAACACGGTGGACGTCACGACGAGGAAGATGGTCCACGGGATAGCGCGGGCGAGAACCTCCATCACAGGTTGGTTGAGCGAGATAGATCGCCCCAGATCCAACTGAGCGACGCCGACGAGATAGTCGAGGTACTGCTGCCAGAGCGGAGCGTCCGGCCGGATGTTCTGCAGGGCCTCGATGCGTGCGTTGACCTGCTCGACCGGAACCCCCTGCCGGATGAGCTGGATTCTGAGCTGGGTGAACGGCCCGCCCGGGAGCAGTCGGATGAGCCCGAAGGTAAGCGTCGCGACGGCGAGAACGGTCAGCGGAATCCTGAGCGTGCGTCGGAGATAGTAGTTCATATTGGTGGATAGTGTCGGGTGGTCACGCGGCTATTGCTTGTACTGCAGTTCGCCCTCGTGGACCCACCAGAACGGCGGCCACTTGACGCGTCGGTTGGTGCTTCCCTCGGCGGCGACCGTCCAGTCGTCGTTCGTGACCCACGACTGCTCGAACTTCGAGACGATTCCGAGGAACGGCAGTTCGATGTGGTTGTGCCACGCCGACTGCTGGACGTACTGTCTCGCCTCCTCGTCGTTGGGCTGCCGGGCGATCTGTTTCGTCACTTCGAGCGGGTTGATCGTCATCTCGCCGCCGCCGCGGGCGGGAATCGTCTGCTCGGACTCGGCCTTCTCGCGGTAGCCGTGACCGCCGCCGATGTCGGTCGCCCACAGCTGGTAGTACAGCGGGAAGTAGGGGAACGCCGAGCGCGACCCGCCCGGCAGCCAGTAGAGGCTTCCCATCGTGAAGTTGCTGTTCGAGTACTGGCTGAACCAGTCGTTCGTCGGCCGGGTGCTGATGGAGAAGTCGAAGCCGAACTCGTTGAGTTGGCTGACGACCGTCTGCGTCATCGTCGTCCAGTCGGTCCAGCCAGCCGGCGAGTAGTACTCCCCGCCGATCGTTCCGCCGTCCTCGCTCTGCCACTTTCCGCCCTGCTTGGAGTAGCCGGCCTCCTCCATGAGCTGCGTCGCCTGCTCGGTGTTCGTGGACTCGGGACCGTACGTCTCGAAGTCGTCGAACCAGTCGCCCAGCCACGACTCCTGGTCGCGCGGCGCGATGCCGCAGGGCGTCGGCGTGACGAACTTCGTGCGCGGTCCGGCGTTTTCGACGACGGCCTGCCGGTCGACGACGTGCGCGACGGCCTGCCGAACCGCTCGGTTCCCGAAGTCGGGGTCGTTGTGGTTGAAGACGATACCGTAACCCCACTTGGCCGGAATGTTGACCTCCACGACGTTGTCCGGGAAGCGGTCCGCTATCTCCGGGGGCGTGAACAGGCTCGTCGCCGCGTCGACTTCGCTCCCGGAGATGAGCGCCTGGTGCTGGGCGGTGTTCCCGCCGTAGCTCTCGATGAGGTAGGTGCCGAAGTTGACGTTGTCGGACTTGTAGAACTGCGGGTTGCGTTCGAACTCGAACGCCTGCTGGTCTTTGTTCACGAACGAGAACATCCCGCTCGCCACGGGGTCTTCCCACGCCCACTGCAGGAACGCCGAGGCCTCCTGGTCCAGCCACTGCTCGTGCGTCTCCGCCTTCGTGTCGATGAAGAAATTCGTCAGCTCGAACTTGACGATCTGCGGGTTCGTCGGCCCCGAGAGCATCAGCTTGGCCGTGTGGTCGTCGACAATTTCGTAGTCGTCCACGTAGCCCCAGAGGGAGCTTCCCGTCTTCTGGGCCAGTTGGATCTGGACCTCGAAGTCCTCGGTCGTCCACTCGTCGCCGTTGTCCCAC
The genomic region above belongs to Halogeometricum sp. S3BR5-2 and contains:
- a CDS encoding ABC transporter permease, whose product is MNYYLRRTLRIPLTVLAVATLTFGLIRLLPGGPFTQLRIQLIRQGVPVEQVNARIEALQNIRPDAPLWQQYLDYLVGVAQLDLGRSISLNQPVMEVLARAIPWTIFLVVTSTVLMFVIGVLIGAVQAYWEGSTFDQMASGSSIFLMAVPYYIFAVVFLFFLAFQLNMFPTGNAVDRGVEASLSVEYVASVLHHAALPILSFTIGGIGSTALNMRGNGIQVLGEEYVEVARLRGLSDSRIATRYVAKNAILPMYTGLLLLIGFRLGGTVVLEQIFSYPGLGYYLISAVQANDYPLMMGCFLIITVTLVVAVYVADLTYGLIDPRISAGDSDGY
- a CDS encoding ABC transporter substrate-binding protein encodes the protein MLAAAGASGLAALAGCSGGDGGEGEGEAGTGGSGGSGGTDAGTDGSSGGSVADATFVNAYTGNPVDLHFNSSATQNFSWPAGRAVFAPYLKYSFNEQEFLMGALSDLQIQDQEVTLTFRDDLMWDNGDEWTTEDFEVQIQLAQKTGSSLWGYVDDYEIVDDHTAKLMLSGPTNPQIVKFELTNFFIDTKAETHEQWLDQEASAFLQWAWEDPVASGMFSFVNKDQQAFEFERNPQFYKSDNVNFGTYLIESYGGNTAQHQALISGSEVDAATSLFTPPEIADRFPDNVVEVNIPAKWGYGIVFNHNDPDFGNRAVRQAVAHVVDRQAVVENAGPRTKFVTPTPCGIAPRDQESWLGDWFDDFETYGPESTNTEQATQLMEEAGYSKQGGKWQSEDGGTIGGEYYSPAGWTDWTTMTQTVVSQLNEFGFDFSISTRPTNDWFSQYSNSNFTMGSLYWLPGGSRSAFPYFPLYYQLWATDIGGGHGYREKAESEQTIPARGGGEMTINPLEVTKQIARQPNDEEARQYVQQSAWHNHIELPFLGIVSKFEQSWVTNDDWTVAAEGSTNRRVKWPPFWWVHEGELQYKQ